A window from Chiroxiphia lanceolata isolate bChiLan1 chromosome 3, bChiLan1.pri, whole genome shotgun sequence encodes these proteins:
- the LOC116784358 gene encoding cytochrome c oxidase subunit 7A-related protein, mitochondrial isoform X2, producing the protein MYYKFSGFAQRLVGATAAAAYNPQKADGLPVHLKRGVPDRLLYRTTMALTIGGTIYCLVALYMASQPRQQK; encoded by the exons ATGTACTACAAGTTCAGCGGCTTCGCGCAGCGGCTCGTCGGGGCCACGGCGGCCGCCGCCTACAACCCGCAG AAAGCAGACGGATTGCCAGTACACCTGAAACGTGGAGTGCCAGACAGGCTGCTTTATCGGACCACTATGGCTCTAACAATAGGCGGGACTATCTACTGTCTGGTAGCACTGTACATGGCCTCCCAACcaagacaacaaaaataa
- the LOC116784358 gene encoding cytochrome c oxidase subunit 7A-related protein, mitochondrial isoform X1, with product MYYKFSGFAQRLVGATAAAAYNPQGLKPIVSTESPAPIFGTTSKLASDFPATDSYLGKNKVPDLQKIFQKADGLPVHLKRGVPDRLLYRTTMALTIGGTIYCLVALYMASQPRQQK from the exons ATGTACTACAAGTTCAGCGGCTTCGCGCAGCGGCTCGTCGGGGCCACGGCGGCCGCCGCCTACAACCCGCAG GGACTCAAACCAATAGTTTCCACTGAATCCCCAGCTCCGATTTTTGGGACAACAAGTAAACTTGCTTCAGATTTTCCAGCAACTGATTCTTACTTGGGTAAAAACAAGGTACCAGACCTACAGAAAATTTTTCAG AAAGCAGACGGATTGCCAGTACACCTGAAACGTGGAGTGCCAGACAGGCTGCTTTATCGGACCACTATGGCTCTAACAATAGGCGGGACTATCTACTGTCTGGTAGCACTGTACATGGCCTCCCAACcaagacaacaaaaataa